The Gigantopelta aegis isolate Gae_Host unplaced genomic scaffold, Gae_host_genome ctg3978_pilon_pilon, whole genome shotgun sequence genome has a window encoding:
- the LOC121392502 gene encoding LOW QUALITY PROTEIN: 5'-3' exoribonuclease 2-like (The sequence of the model RefSeq protein was modified relative to this genomic sequence to represent the inferred CDS: inserted 5 bases in 3 codons; substituted 2 bases at 2 genomic stop codons), with protein MGVPAFFRWLSRKYPSIVVHCVEEKMKVVQGLKIPVVDATLPNPNEVEFDNLYLDMNGIIHPCCHPEDKPAPENEDEMMEAIFEYIDRIFNIVRPRKVLYMAIDGVAPRAKMNQQRSRRFRSAIEAKYINWKRLKRIRSKLREDGCELPPLKPDNAHFDSNCITPGTPFMVILSDANVPGEGEHKIMDYIRKQRASPGHDPNTHHCLYGADADLIMLGLATHEPYFTILREEFKPXSATPCEVCNQYGHTMKECTGXSXSEFDELATSSIAQEKQFIFIRINVLREYLQRDLKXRWFKFKYDFERVIDDWVFMCFFVGNDXLPHLPSLQIREGAIDRLITLYKDFLPSSKGYLTHNGFVDVKNVQVILAELGKVEDEIFRNRRDRDIKDKERRKQQSKTSKNNLGGGSWEGALLSEQVLCFHVMMWNFTKKLESYVSGTVLGNELLLSVPTIRTTYGCGFSPASCKFLPPCMAKPHVRTKIPLLTLAIFYEAKLLPNVIMPPPTLRPDDMRFASTCSIICLLDNHFLLLQATPTRHLIKALQVFLAINLNNTAIINHPINLVMIKDFHINKNLVDHLKATIHKGL; from the exons ATGGGAGTTCCAGCCTTTTTCCGATGGCTCTCTCGAAAATATCCTTCTATTGTAGTACATTGTGTGGAAGAAAAG ATGAAGGTTGTTCAAGGGTTAAAAATACCTGTTGTTGATGCTACACTACCTAATCCCAATGAAGTGGAGTTTGATAATCTCTATCTTGATATGAATGGTATTATTCATCCATGTTGTCATCCTGAAGACAA ACCTGCTCCAGAAAACGAAGACGAGATGATGGAAGCAATCTTTGAATATATTGATAGGATCTTTAATATTGTTCGTCCTCGTAAAGTCCTTTACATGGCTATTGATGGAGTG GCTCCTCGAGCTAAAATGAACCAACAGAGATCACGACGATTTAGATCTGCTATAGAAGCTAAGTAT ATAAACTGGAAGAGATTAAAGCGTATTCGTAGTAAACTTAGAGAGGATGGTTGTGAACTGCCACCATTAAAACCTGATAATGCTCACTTTGACAGCAATTGTATTACTCCA GGTACACCATTCATG GTCATACTATCTGATGCTAATGTTCCCGGTGAAGGGGAACACAAGATAATGGACTACATTCGTAAACAACGTGCTTCCCCTGGACATGACCCAAACACACATCATTGTTTATATGGAGCAGATG CTGATTTGATAATGTTGGGATTAGCTACACATGAACCTTATTTCACTATCTTAAGAGAAGAGTTCAAACC ATCAGCCACGCCATGTGAAGTCTGCAACCAATATG GTCATACTATGAAGGAATGTACTGGTTGAAGTTAGAGTGAA tttgaTGAGTTAGCTACTTCTAGTATTGCTCAAGAGaagcagtttatttttattagaatCAATGTCTTGAGAGAA TATCTTCAAAGAGATCTAAA TAGATGGTTTAAGTTTAAATATGATTTTGAAAGAGTTATTGATGATTGGGTTTTCATGTGTTTCTTTGTTGGCAATG TCTTACCACATCTTCCTTCACTACAAATTAg AGAAGGAGCTATTGATAGACTCATTACTTTGTATAAAGATTTCTTACCATCGTCAAAA gGTTATTTGACTCATAATGGATTTGTTGATGTTAAAAATGTTCAAGTTATATTAGCAG AGCTTGGTAAAGTTGAAGATGAGATATTTCGGAACAGGCGTGATCGTGACATAAAGGACAAAGAGCGACGAAAACAGCAGTCAAAAACGTCAAAAAATA ATTTGGGAGGAGGGAGCTGGGAAGGAGCGTTACTATCAGAACAAGTTTTGTGTTTTCATGTGATGATGTGGAATTTTACGAAAAAGTTGGAGAGTTATGTCTCAGGGACTGTGTTGGGTAATGAGCTCTTATTATCAG TTCCGACCATTAGAACAACTTATGGGTGTGGGTTTTCCCCAGCAAGTTGCAAATTCCTTCCTCCCTGTATGGCAAAACCTCATGTTAGGACGAAA ATCCCACTTTTGACTCTGGCTATATTTTATGAAGCTAAGCTCCTTCCTAACGTCATTATGCCTCCGCCCACTTTAAGACCTGACGACATGAGATTTGCTTCCACCTG CTCCATCATATGCCTCTTGGACAACCACTTCCTCCTCCTCCAAGCCACACCTACTCGTCACCTTATCAAGGCCCTCCAGGTTTTCCTAGCTATCAACCTCAACAACACAGCTATCATCAATCATCCTATCAACCTCGTCATGATCAAAGACTTCCATATCAACAAGAATTTAGTAGATCATCTCAAAGCAACTATCCACAAGGGATTATAA